In Candidatus Zixiibacteriota bacterium, the following proteins share a genomic window:
- a CDS encoding biopolymer transporter ExbD: MAGEVVERQKPGKGKGHRRPKRRISIRIDMTPMVDIAFLLLIFYMVSTVFSMPQAMEINLPPEEEQTEVEVAESNLLTLRIDGLDRFFWNIGNPAKNLPQLIPPAKSASDTSGYVVDADSLRNLLVSLNRENPKLSTLILIRKDARYNSMVDILDEIDILERSWNAARAKELNKKVDDLTPDERFSYRYAMGNWEDSDDKIIEAASAAVGGGV; this comes from the coding sequence ATGGCCGGTGAAGTAGTAGAACGCCAAAAACCGGGCAAAGGGAAAGGTCATCGCCGCCCCAAAAGAAGAATCTCTATCCGCATTGATATGACTCCCATGGTCGATATCGCTTTTCTCCTTCTGATTTTCTATATGGTTTCAACCGTCTTCTCCATGCCGCAGGCAATGGAAATCAACCTGCCGCCGGAAGAGGAGCAGACTGAAGTCGAAGTGGCGGAATCGAATCTTCTCACTCTCAGGATTGACGGCTTGGATCGGTTTTTCTGGAATATCGGCAATCCCGCCAAAAATCTTCCCCAGCTGATTCCGCCGGCGAAATCAGCGTCTGACACCAGCGGCTATGTTGTTGACGCCGACTCTTTGAGGAACCTGCTGGTTTCTCTGAACCGGGAGAATCCGAAACTGAGCACCCTAATACTGATTCGGAAAGACGCCCGCTACAACTCCATGGTTGATATTCTGGATGAGATTGATATTCTGGAGCGTTCCTGGAACGCTGCCAGGGCAAAAGAGTTAAATAAGAAGGTGGATGACCTTACGCCCGACGAGAGATTTTCTTATCGCTATGCTATGGGGAACTGGGAGGATAGCGACGATAAAATTATCGAGGCGGCCTCAGCCGCCGTTGGAGGAGGTGTTTAG
- a CDS encoding biopolymer transporter ExbD, which yields MGIKKKRRISIRIDMTPMVDIAFLLLIFYMATTQFKPPEAKAVTLPRSHSQIKLPDKDIINVTVSKKDSIYVDFLQKETITIDGNEVSTTVRKYAEVDTYNVSAVINRARAINTRALIVIKADKEASFGVMNDIMNSMKENHLTRFLIITDQERELAASGAGGA from the coding sequence ATGGGAATTAAGAAAAAACGGCGAATCAGCATCAGGATCGACATGACCCCGATGGTCGATATTGCCTTTCTTCTCCTTATCTTCTATATGGCGACGACGCAATTTAAGCCACCGGAGGCAAAGGCGGTTACCTTGCCCAGGTCGCACTCGCAGATTAAGCTGCCGGATAAGGATATTATCAATGTCACCGTCTCCAAGAAAGATTCCATCTATGTGGACTTTCTTCAGAAGGAGACAATTACCATCGACGGCAACGAAGTCAGCACGACCGTCCGCAAATACGCCGAGGTCGATACCTATAACGTAAGCGCTGTCATAAACCGCGCTCGCGCCATTAACACGCGCGCCCTGATTGTTATAAAAGCTGACAAAGAAGCCAGTTTTGGAGTCATGAACGATATCATGAATTCGATGAAGGAGAACCATCTAACCCGCTTCCTCATCATCACGGATCAGGAGCGCGAGCTCGCCGCCAGCGGCGCCGGAGGAGCGTAA
- a CDS encoding MotA/TolQ/ExbB proton channel family protein, whose translation MKQSLFITLIVLFSFVIGYIVWGVILKAQPPGTIAHSVYQGGFLVVALMAILLMLIAFIVERFISLYKVAKGKSSIQVFFKNLISLLQAGDYDGAIAACDKQRGTTANVLRAGIERYRQVKDDKSIDGEKKIALTQAAIDEANALEGPLLERNLIALSTIASIATMIGLLGTTIGMIRAFAATGNVEGGVIDAQQLAIGISEALVNTAGGLISGIGGILFYNFFVNKVDAFNYTTDEATFEVLQLLKAKEGV comes from the coding sequence GTGAAACAATCACTCTTCATCACCCTGATTGTGCTGTTTTCATTTGTAATCGGCTATATCGTCTGGGGCGTCATTCTGAAAGCCCAGCCGCCGGGAACAATTGCGCACTCCGTTTACCAGGGAGGTTTTCTGGTCGTTGCCCTGATGGCTATTCTCCTTATGCTCATTGCGTTCATCGTGGAACGGTTTATCTCTCTCTACAAGGTGGCTAAGGGAAAAAGCTCCATTCAGGTTTTCTTCAAGAACCTGATATCTCTGCTCCAGGCCGGCGACTATGACGGCGCCATCGCCGCTTGCGATAAACAGCGCGGCACCACCGCCAACGTCCTTCGCGCCGGTATCGAAAGATATCGACAGGTCAAGGATGATAAATCTATCGACGGCGAGAAGAAAATCGCCTTAACCCAGGCTGCCATTGATGAAGCCAACGCCCTGGAAGGTCCGCTACTGGAAAGAAATCTGATTGCCCTCTCCACCATCGCCTCCATCGCCACCATGATTGGACTTCTGGGCACCACCATCGGTATGATTCGCGCTTTTGCCGCCACCGGTAATGTCGAAGGCGGCGTCATCGATGCCCAGCAGCTGGCTATCGGTATTTCTGAAGCGCTGGTCAATACCGCCGGCGGTCTGATTTCCGGTATAGGTGGAATCCTTTTCTATAACTTCTTTGTTAATAAAGTGGATGCCTTCAATTACACCACTGATGAGGCGACCTTTGAGGTGCTTCAGCTGTTGAAGGCAAAAGAAGGCGTGTAA
- a CDS encoding tetratricopeptide repeat protein produces the protein MKGVSSRGAAAIGLISLFALLIFPLTASLQTAKPEITEALQSGDTTRAVSLIENEIKLDPSNGYNYFLLGKIHETRGQLPDAEKQYQLSFDKDGKFYQGLYALGLIQLKLNKVDAAEKSFSLGLKKSKDMKAAFNNGMGLVYMAKGDYNSADRAIRQAIILDSLNAEYHINLGDVNYMMKVYPLALAEYETALKLDTASLDVYFHMAEACLELKDYTCALEKLKIVLTRDSTHADAWMRAGGIYYRAALSSRNPEDAKRRFMETIGAYKKFIELTSGKPDSTTGRAFYETGMAYMMIGGYEEANSNFATVLSIPVEPKDIYFYRGRAFLGMSQFDSALVNFNKHVEWVAKQGPDFVSGISNDELYRRFGEAYENMKDYANAVDYYRKSLEIDSTQDRVLYSTAICYNYLGDYRNALIYYMKRIALGIDERFWSIYYNAATCAMYLAEKESQMLAQGGDEPIDGMPVSADPLEGVNLPRLAADYLEKVLEYKPDNIKAQGMLASIYLYQLSECPKGTALFEKVLAAEPDNCDALKSLGYASFAGLCAKNFSRAIDYLNRAYNCGLKKGNAACSDVNLMLWIAQAYHFRAIERRDAKLKEESKQDFKAANEWYTKVTKCDPGNTAARDGFDNTRFEF, from the coding sequence TTGAAAGGCGTATCATCAAGGGGGGCGGCCGCCATAGGGCTGATCAGCCTTTTTGCTCTGCTGATTTTTCCGCTGACCGCATCCCTCCAGACCGCTAAACCGGAAATTACCGAGGCCCTCCAGAGCGGCGACACAACTCGTGCCGTCAGCCTTATCGAAAACGAAATCAAACTCGACCCCAGCAACGGTTACAATTATTTTCTGCTGGGCAAGATTCATGAAACCAGAGGGCAGTTGCCTGATGCGGAAAAGCAGTACCAGTTGTCTTTTGACAAAGACGGCAAGTTTTACCAGGGGTTATACGCCCTCGGTCTTATCCAGTTGAAACTGAACAAAGTTGACGCCGCCGAGAAAAGTTTCTCCCTCGGCCTGAAGAAATCGAAAGATATGAAAGCCGCCTTTAACAATGGAATGGGGCTGGTCTATATGGCGAAGGGCGATTACAATTCCGCCGACCGCGCCATTCGTCAGGCAATCATTCTCGATTCTCTCAACGCCGAGTATCATATCAACCTGGGCGATGTCAATTACATGATGAAAGTCTATCCGCTGGCTCTGGCCGAATACGAAACCGCTCTCAAGCTCGACACCGCTTCCCTCGATGTTTACTTCCATATGGCGGAAGCCTGCCTGGAACTGAAAGATTACACCTGCGCTCTGGAGAAGTTGAAGATAGTCTTGACGCGAGACAGCACTCACGCCGATGCCTGGATGCGCGCCGGCGGCATTTACTATCGGGCGGCGCTTTCCTCGCGCAATCCAGAGGACGCCAAACGGCGCTTCATGGAGACAATCGGCGCCTATAAGAAATTCATCGAGTTGACCTCCGGCAAGCCGGATAGCACCACCGGACGGGCTTTTTATGAAACCGGCATGGCGTACATGATGATTGGCGGTTATGAAGAAGCCAATTCCAATTTCGCCACCGTTCTCTCGATTCCCGTTGAGCCTAAAGATATATATTTCTATCGCGGACGGGCTTTCCTCGGGATGAGCCAGTTCGATTCCGCCCTTGTCAATTTCAACAAGCATGTCGAATGGGTGGCTAAACAGGGACCCGATTTTGTTTCCGGAATTTCCAACGACGAGTTATACCGGCGCTTCGGCGAAGCGTATGAAAATATGAAGGATTATGCCAACGCCGTGGATTATTACCGTAAGTCGCTGGAGATAGATTCCACCCAGGACCGGGTACTTTACAGCACCGCTATCTGTTATAACTATCTCGGCGATTATCGCAACGCCCTGATTTACTATATGAAACGGATTGCTTTGGGAATAGACGAGCGCTTCTGGTCGATTTATTATAACGCCGCCACCTGCGCTATGTACCTCGCCGAGAAAGAGTCGCAGATGCTGGCGCAGGGGGGAGATGAACCGATTGACGGCATGCCGGTCAGCGCCGACCCGCTGGAGGGTGTCAATCTGCCGCGTCTGGCCGCGGATTATCTGGAAAAAGTTCTGGAGTACAAACCGGATAATATCAAAGCCCAGGGGATGCTGGCATCGATTTATCTTTACCAGCTCTCCGAATGTCCCAAAGGGACCGCCCTTTTCGAGAAAGTCCTTGCCGCCGAACCGGACAACTGCGACGCTCTCAAGTCGCTCGGTTACGCCAGCTTTGCCGGTCTCTGCGCCAAGAACTTCTCCCGCGCCATCGATTATCTCAACCGCGCCTATAATTGCGGTTTGAAAAAAGGGAATGCCGCCTGCAGTGATGTCAACCTGATGCTCTGGATTGCCCAGGCATACCATTTTCGCGCTATTGAGCGCCGCGACGCCAAGCTGAAGGAAGAGTCCAAACAGGATTTTAAGGCGGCTAATGAGTGGTACACCAAAGTCACCAAGTGCGACCCGGGCAATACCGCCGCTCGGGACGGATTCGATAACACCAGGTTCGAGTTTTAA